The genomic interval CCGACCCGCGATGCGAACCAAGCACGCGGATGACGTCCTGCGTCTCGGGGTCGCAGAGCAGAATGCGATGATACGCGTCAACGCCCACCAGTTGTTCCGGCGATCCGGGCACCATGGCGGCGAAGCGCATGCGGATGTTGTGCGGCTGCTGGCAGCCGAGAAGCATGCCGGTGAGCATGACTACGAGGCTGGCAATGATCCGCTTTCCCATGTCCTACACTCCTGATGAATTCGGTTCGACGAAAAGCCCTCACGCGAAACGTCACCTGCCCGGCCGCGACTCGGCGGCCAGCGCGCTGCGAAGCTTATCGAGCATTTGTTTGAGAATGACATTGTCGGGGTTGTGCCCGATGGCGGTCTCGAGCACCTCGACCGCCTTGGCGTACCGGCCCTGTTTCACGTAGAGGTTGGCGAGCTGCGCCGGCGGCGCCGGTAGCCTGGGTGCGAGCCCGACCGCTTCCTCCAGCAGACTGATCGCCTCCTCGACCTTATTCTCGGCGGCCAGGACTGAGGCTTTTGCGGCTAGCTCGACCGCTCTGGCCTCGGGCGAATGACCCCGGAGCGGCGGCGGTGCGGGAGCGGGCTGCTCGGGGGCCGAGTCCGCCGGCTCCTGCGGCGGCGGCGCGACCCGAGGGCCGGTGTCGATCGTCGGCTCGGGGGCCGGCTCGCGGGTCGCCGTCCGCGATGCGCGCTCCAGATCCTCCAGGTACTTGTCGAAACGCGGCCGGCGGGAGTCACCCTCAGGCAAGGCGGCGAGCGCCCGGCGCATCGCCATGCGCGCCGGACCATTCTCGTTCTGTGCCTGATAACAACACGCCAGGGCGTAGAGTATATCCGGCCCCCACGTGCTCGGGCCGATCGAAGCCGCGTGGCGCAGCACTTTGATCGCCGCGTCATGCCGACCCAGCGATGCCTCGGCGCTGGCCAGGGCACTCAAGCCTTGGAGCAGTTGCTGGTTGACCGGTCGTCGCACCGCCAGGAGTCCCCGAGCCGCCCGCGATGCGTCGGCCGCTCGCTTGGCCTCCGTGAGCAGAACCGCCGCCCGCCAAGCGGCGCCAACGTGACGGGCATTGACGGCCAGGGCGTCGAGATAGGCGGCAATCGCCTCGTCTTTTCTGTTCGCATACAACAGTAACTCGCCCCGGGCGAAGTGATGACCGTCCGCCAGCGAGCGATCCCGATCCGCCGCCAGTTGATAGCAGTCGATTGCCAGATCAAGATAGGCGGGTGACTTCGACTTCACGTAGACCTCGGTGGCCGCAATGCCCACGCGGGCATACGAGACACCATTGAGATCGCGGGGACGGCCGAGGTCGGCGAACTTCTCGGTGACGGCGGCCCATTGTCCTTGGTTAAAGGCCGCATGCATTTCGCGCAAGGCCTCGGGCGGGCCGCAGCCCACGATGCCACCGAGAATGATCAGGCAACAGGTCACACGACGCATGGATATACCTCCCACGACAAGCGTCAGATTTACGGACTCGTCCCTCCTCGCGGCTGTCCCGGCTGAGTCGCCGGCGGTTTGTAAGTAATCACGCAACTGGCCTTTTGGCCCGGCTTGTCAATCCACCAGCTCTGGGTCTGCCGGGAAATCTCGATGGCACCCTTGAACGTGATCGCCGCCGTATTCGGCCCTTCCTCACTCGAAACCGATTCTATCGTGAAGATGACCTCATCGCGATCGGCCGGGATCATCAGATGGAAGTCCTTGCCCGCAATGGGCATCTTCCAGCCGCTGATGACGCGGGCCCCGTCCACATAGACGTTGATCACGTCGTCCTCGAGGCCACCGTTATCCCAGATGCGGTAGTCCACCCGCCGCGACGCCACGGTGATGTCCTCGAGAGTCGACCCGGATCGTTTGCGCCCCTTGAATCGGAAGCGCAAAGGCTTGAGATCCAACTTGGCCCGCGGCTGACGACCGGCCCGATAGAACTCCAGTATGACCTCGGCAGTGTAGAGCCCATCATAGTCGTCGCTCTTGAAGGCGTAGGACGCGAAGTAGATCCTGCCCTGGTTCTCCCGCATGTTCACCACCGCAGGCAGCCGAAGGATTGTCCGGCCGGTATCGGGACTCACCCAGGTCAAGCTCCCCCGCAGGTTGCAGTCGACGGGTACGTCGGTGACGTGAAGGGCCATCCGCGCGGTGGGACGATCGGTCTCCTTCAGGAACTCGTAAACGGGTGCGCCCTTCACGTTGCCCGGCGGATGCTGGATCTGGTAGCAGTCCTCCAGGCCCTTGAACAGGACCTTCGGCTCGACGACCTGGCATCGTCCTTCGCTCTGGAAGACGGGCGAGCCGGGCTTGAGGACATCGATGCCGTCAGCGTCCTTGACGTCCACCACCTCGTGACGAACGACCCAGGTGCCGCGCTCGATCGGCGGCTTGAGGCTCAGCATCTTGACCGTGTTGTGGGGCCCGCCTCCCGGCACGGTGATGCGGTCGTTGATCTGCCACCGCAGCGTCTTGCCGCTCGGCGAAGCCAAAATGAAGCGGTGGGTCACGCTGATCAGTTCTGGCCCGTAGACTTCACTGACCTCCAGCGGCGAGTCGACCCGCAGATTGGCGTCGTCCCAGAACTTCTGGCCTGCGAGCATCCGGTTGTTCTCGCGCACGTCGTAGAACGTCATCGGCTTGAACGAAGCAGCGCCAAGACCCTCTTCCTGGACCTGGAATGCGATTTCGTTCTTCGCGACTTCCGTACGATACCGCCCGGTCCTGGAGACAACTTGCACGTGCAGGAAGGCTACGTGGTCGCCGCGGAAGATCTGCTTGCCGACCCAGCGAGGGGCAAGCTCACCACGCTTCGATAGGTCCAGCACGAGCGAGCTCACCTCATG from Phycisphaerae bacterium carries:
- a CDS encoding tetratricopeptide repeat protein codes for the protein MRRVTCCLIILGGIVGCGPPEALREMHAAFNQGQWAAVTEKFADLGRPRDLNGVSYARVGIAATEVYVKSKSPAYLDLAIDCYQLAADRDRSLADGHHFARGELLLYANRKDEAIAAYLDALAVNARHVGAAWRAAVLLTEAKRAADASRAARGLLAVRRPVNQQLLQGLSALASAEASLGRHDAAIKVLRHAASIGPSTWGPDILYALACCYQAQNENGPARMAMRRALAALPEGDSRRPRFDKYLEDLERASRTATREPAPEPTIDTGPRVAPPPQEPADSAPEQPAPAPPPLRGHSPEARAVELAAKASVLAAENKVEEAISLLEEAVGLAPRLPAPPAQLANLYVKQGRYAKAVEVLETAIGHNPDNVILKQMLDKLRSALAAESRPGR